One segment of Gemmatimonadaceae bacterium DNA contains the following:
- a CDS encoding TonB-dependent receptor: MPRQARWSSRFLFLIAAACAPLTLAAQERVNTGALIGVVVSEEGAPLGESTVRLTQTDGTATYAVTSDSEGRFRVGTIEPGLYRVSARRIGFREAELPLLRVVAGQTAQIRVTLTRSPTQLSTVRVVASPTAIDATTTEMTRQIAVEDVKLIPMGRDAASLVELVPGARKGFVWGAGADAANNYQLDGVSVNHPGLGGDYLTPSIDWIESLIVRGLGAGAEYGGFQGGIINAVTKSGSNDFRGALRFNYIAPGLSSSNVRSNEEGAEQTMRREISGELRGPLLRDRLFYFFTGQAITRDVRVPDLTTPADGDFRSTMQKFSDARGLAKLSLLPALGVRLDALYGRTDIDVERAELNGISDPTAARRYAAPANFYSLAFTRATAGSSFDARIAGFDAIESRLGYAGDKVPGIQVFRIGRQPGYQNSVFNDRLEPRSLGGNVTWKTRQSLPAGANELVLGAEYTRGWWKQQRTRNGGLTWRPYSGGSIGAFDPNNPATWGELASEWGGEIRLESDVEDAALFVQDYLTIRPGLTVTPGVRYGRWAGYLTPSDSAGPRFRAARDQAVDPRLGVVWDVTARNELVFKAHWGRYHQGMSSFFFDRAEGADAYSNQQFYLQGPTISDPRTVFTEAERDAMRNPLTGFGTLVESILNESGRVESYRQPYVDQWVIGLEKTLGPRWKAELLYTNRMNKDIAGLVDRNLEENYSPLTNVSVRHRITFTPVLDQNAGELVLPIIWVRNDALRAALISRMNSFAPPPAGYTFADTSRLTYDPDIVLTTIPGARRRLDQLSFSLRTEQPRWNGFWSMTASRLVGNVGGLTGFADVTSFASGFGTGVPSFTAGPRVRRNESINFEGRLPNVPLLESKLWLGAQLPYGFMAGTFTTFSTGEHVTPIFEITPRFRYVGSDLRELRFGEFDGTMGQTIFLEERGDRKYGARVTVDLRLEKSFRLGRAEWALTADGFNVLGSAAVIENNLTVNDQVSDDPTSLFGAPRLRLPPRSLRLGSRLSF, from the coding sequence ATGCCTCGTCAGGCACGCTGGTCTTCGCGGTTCCTGTTTCTCATCGCCGCCGCCTGTGCCCCGCTAACGCTCGCCGCGCAGGAGAGAGTCAACACCGGTGCGCTCATCGGTGTAGTAGTCTCTGAAGAGGGCGCGCCGCTGGGCGAGTCCACCGTTCGACTGACACAGACCGACGGCACCGCGACGTACGCCGTCACCAGCGACTCCGAGGGAAGATTCCGCGTCGGCACGATCGAGCCCGGGCTGTATCGCGTCAGCGCGCGCCGAATCGGATTCCGCGAGGCCGAGCTGCCGCTGCTGCGCGTCGTCGCCGGACAGACGGCGCAAATCCGCGTTACGCTGACCCGCTCCCCGACGCAGCTCTCCACCGTGCGCGTCGTCGCCAGCCCGACGGCCATCGATGCGACCACGACCGAGATGACGCGCCAGATCGCGGTCGAGGACGTCAAGCTCATCCCGATGGGCCGCGACGCGGCGTCGCTCGTGGAGCTCGTGCCCGGCGCGCGCAAGGGATTCGTGTGGGGCGCCGGCGCGGACGCGGCCAACAACTATCAGCTCGACGGAGTGAGCGTCAATCACCCGGGACTCGGCGGCGATTATCTCACGCCGAGCATCGACTGGATCGAGTCGCTGATCGTCCGCGGGCTCGGCGCCGGCGCCGAGTACGGCGGCTTCCAGGGCGGAATCATCAACGCCGTGACCAAGAGCGGCAGCAACGACTTCCGGGGAGCGCTGCGCTTCAACTACATCGCACCCGGCCTGAGCTCGAGCAACGTCCGGTCGAACGAAGAAGGCGCCGAGCAGACCATGCGGCGCGAGATCAGCGGCGAGCTGCGCGGACCGCTGCTGCGCGACCGGCTGTTCTATTTTTTCACGGGACAGGCGATCACCCGCGACGTGCGGGTACCCGATCTCACGACGCCGGCGGACGGTGATTTCCGAAGCACGATGCAGAAGTTCAGCGACGCGCGCGGACTCGCCAAGCTGAGCCTGCTCCCCGCCCTCGGAGTTCGTCTCGACGCGTTGTACGGCCGCACCGACATAGACGTGGAGCGGGCCGAGCTGAATGGAATCAGCGATCCGACCGCGGCACGCAGGTACGCGGCTCCGGCAAACTTCTACTCGCTCGCGTTCACGCGCGCGACTGCTGGAAGCTCATTCGACGCGCGGATCGCGGGATTCGACGCGATCGAGTCGCGACTCGGCTACGCGGGCGACAAGGTTCCCGGGATTCAGGTATTTCGCATAGGTCGCCAGCCCGGCTACCAGAACTCGGTTTTCAACGACCGGCTGGAGCCGCGGAGCCTGGGCGGCAACGTCACGTGGAAGACCCGGCAGTCCCTCCCCGCGGGCGCGAACGAGCTGGTGCTCGGCGCCGAGTACACGCGCGGGTGGTGGAAGCAGCAGCGCACGCGCAACGGCGGGCTCACCTGGCGGCCGTATTCCGGCGGCTCGATCGGCGCATTCGATCCGAACAACCCGGCCACGTGGGGTGAGCTGGCCAGTGAATGGGGCGGAGAGATACGGCTCGAGTCGGACGTGGAAGATGCCGCGCTGTTCGTGCAGGACTACCTCACGATTCGCCCGGGGCTGACGGTCACTCCCGGCGTCCGGTATGGAAGATGGGCGGGCTACCTCACGCCGAGCGACAGCGCGGGACCCCGCTTTCGCGCCGCTCGCGACCAGGCAGTGGACCCGCGGCTCGGCGTTGTGTGGGACGTCACCGCCCGGAACGAGCTCGTGTTCAAAGCGCACTGGGGCCGGTATCACCAGGGAATGAGCTCCTTCTTCTTCGATCGAGCGGAGGGAGCGGACGCGTACAGCAACCAGCAGTTCTACCTCCAGGGGCCTACGATCTCGGATCCGCGCACGGTCTTCACCGAAGCGGAGCGCGACGCGATGCGCAACCCGCTTACGGGGTTCGGGACGCTGGTCGAATCGATCCTGAACGAATCGGGCCGCGTCGAGAGCTACCGCCAGCCATATGTGGATCAGTGGGTCATCGGACTCGAGAAGACTCTCGGGCCGCGGTGGAAAGCGGAGCTGCTGTACACCAACCGGATGAACAAGGACATCGCCGGACTCGTGGACCGGAACCTCGAGGAGAACTACAGCCCGCTCACCAACGTCTCCGTCCGGCATCGCATCACCTTCACGCCGGTTCTCGACCAGAACGCCGGTGAGCTCGTCCTTCCGATCATTTGGGTCCGCAACGATGCGCTCCGGGCAGCGCTGATAAGCCGCATGAATTCCTTCGCTCCCCCACCCGCGGGCTATACGTTCGCTGATACGAGCCGGCTGACGTACGACCCTGACATCGTCCTGACGACAATCCCTGGCGCGCGCCGGCGCCTGGATCAGCTGTCGTTCTCGCTGCGGACGGAGCAGCCGCGTTGGAACGGCTTCTGGTCGATGACGGCGTCGCGCTTGGTCGGGAACGTTGGCGGGCTAACGGGCTTCGCCGACGTCACCAGCTTCGCCAGCGGGTTCGGAACCGGGGTTCCGTCGTTTACGGCGGGGCCGCGCGTGCGCCGCAACGAGTCCATCAACTTCGAAGGCCGGCTGCCGAACGTGCCGTTGCTCGAGTCGAAGCTGTGGCTGGGCGCGCAGCTGCCGTACGGCTTCATGGCAGGCACGTTCACCACGTTCTCGACCGGCGAGCACGTCACGCCGATATTCGAGATCACGCCGCGCTTCCGGTACGTCGGCTCCGACTTGAGGGAGCTGCGCTTCGGCGAATTCGACGGCACCATGGGGCAGACAATCTTTCTCGAAGAGCGCGGCGACAGGAAGTACGGCGCGCGCGTGACCGTGGACCTGCGGCTGGAGAAGAGCTTCCGCCTGGGCCGCGCCGAGTGGGCGCTGACGGCGGACGGGTTCAACGTGCTCGGATCGGCAGCGGTTATCGAGAACAACCTCACCGTGAACGATCAGGTGTCGGACGACCCGACGTCGCTGTTCGGCGCGCCGCGGCTCCGCCTGCCGCCGCGCTCGCTCCGGCTGGGATCGCGACTAAGCTTCTAG
- a CDS encoding DinB family protein, whose product MGQRADALADRIEQGAAALAAFAEGLSDDQWRRTIPPDGRTAGVIINHVASIYPLEIDLARTLASGKPIVGVTWAAVADVNAKHAGENANAGKRDTVELLRKNSKAAADAVRALSDAQLDKAAPVSLNHDAPLTTQFFIEDHALRHSFHHLAKLRATLA is encoded by the coding sequence ATGGGACAACGCGCCGACGCGCTAGCCGATCGTATCGAGCAGGGTGCCGCGGCACTCGCCGCCTTCGCTGAAGGATTGTCCGACGACCAATGGCGGAGAACGATTCCGCCTGACGGCAGAACCGCGGGCGTGATCATCAATCACGTCGCCAGCATCTACCCACTCGAGATCGACCTGGCGCGGACGCTCGCCTCCGGCAAGCCGATCGTCGGCGTGACGTGGGCCGCGGTGGCGGACGTGAACGCCAAGCACGCGGGCGAGAACGCCAACGCCGGCAAGCGCGATACCGTGGAGCTGCTTCGCAAAAACAGCAAGGCGGCCGCCGACGCGGTACGCGCGCTGAGCGACGCCCAGCTGGACAAAGCGGCGCCGGTGTCGCTGAACCACGACGCTCCGCTGACGACGCAGTTCTTCATCGAGGACCACGCGCTGCGCCACAGCTTCCACCACCTGGCCAAGCTGCGCGCCACGCTCGCATAG
- a CDS encoding family 20 glycosylhydrolase: protein MNFTLRDGRALAGAAFLLAGVGAVGCSGPPAMHAEEPPAAPVQGPPVPAPSEVALLPAPAAGGLAGERPFVISGSTRIHVGPADAEALRLANDLARLIPVGPGQSRPVSPLQSGPAAPGINLLIDASLDSLGAEGYRLTIAPDRITAAAARPAGLFYAIQTLRQLLPVEVERGQAPQRFAVAAGDIIDRPRFEWRGAMLDVSRHFLKPADVKRFIDVMALYKLNRLHLHLADDQGWRIEIKSWPNLALHGGSTAVGGGAGGFYTQAEYSDLVEYARRRFITIVPEIDMPGHINAALASYAELNCDGRARELYTGTRVGFSSLCVTKDITYKFVDDVIREISALTPGRWFHIGGDEVKTLTAQEYGGFIDRVQSIVQSHGKVMIGWDEIGEAKLAPTTVVQYWRPNAPAREAIAQGARFIFSPAQKVYLDMKYDSSTALGLKWAGYVDVRTSYDWDPARLVAGIPESAIVGIEAPLWAETVVTLADYQYMAFPRLVAVAELGWSPQQRRTWEDFRARLAAHGPRLSALGVNFYRSPQIPWR, encoded by the coding sequence ATGAATTTTACGCTCCGAGACGGCAGGGCGTTGGCGGGAGCTGCATTTCTCCTGGCGGGAGTGGGCGCGGTCGGCTGCTCCGGCCCTCCGGCCATGCACGCGGAAGAGCCCCCAGCAGCTCCTGTCCAGGGGCCGCCGGTGCCGGCCCCCTCGGAGGTCGCGCTGCTCCCGGCTCCCGCCGCGGGCGGCTTGGCGGGTGAGCGGCCATTCGTCATATCGGGCTCGACGCGCATTCACGTCGGCCCGGCGGACGCGGAAGCCCTCCGACTGGCCAATGACCTGGCCCGCCTCATCCCGGTCGGGCCGGGACAATCCCGCCCGGTCTCGCCTCTGCAATCAGGACCGGCCGCCCCAGGCATCAATCTCCTCATCGATGCGTCGCTCGACTCCCTCGGCGCGGAAGGCTACCGTCTCACCATCGCCCCCGACCGTATCACGGCAGCGGCAGCGCGACCAGCCGGACTGTTCTACGCAATTCAGACGCTGCGGCAGCTCCTGCCGGTCGAAGTCGAGCGCGGGCAGGCCCCGCAACGGTTCGCCGTCGCTGCCGGTGACATAATCGACCGGCCGCGCTTCGAGTGGCGCGGCGCCATGCTGGACGTGTCGCGCCATTTCCTGAAGCCCGCGGATGTGAAGCGCTTCATCGACGTGATGGCGCTGTACAAGCTCAACCGCCTCCACCTGCACCTGGCCGACGATCAGGGCTGGCGGATCGAGATCAAGTCGTGGCCGAATCTCGCGCTGCACGGCGGGAGCACGGCCGTCGGCGGGGGCGCGGGCGGCTTCTACACGCAGGCCGAGTACTCGGATCTCGTGGAATACGCGCGCCGGCGATTCATCACGATCGTGCCCGAGATCGACATGCCCGGGCACATCAACGCCGCCCTCGCGTCGTACGCGGAGCTCAACTGCGACGGCCGCGCGCGGGAGCTGTACACCGGTACGCGCGTGGGATTCAGCTCGCTGTGCGTGACGAAGGACATCACCTACAAGTTCGTCGACGACGTGATCCGCGAGATCAGCGCGCTCACACCCGGCCGCTGGTTCCACATCGGCGGCGACGAGGTCAAGACACTGACCGCGCAGGAGTACGGGGGCTTCATCGACCGCGTGCAGTCCATCGTGCAGTCGCACGGCAAGGTGATGATCGGCTGGGACGAGATCGGAGAGGCGAAGCTCGCTCCCACGACGGTCGTGCAATACTGGCGGCCCAATGCGCCCGCGCGCGAGGCGATCGCCCAGGGCGCGCGCTTCATTTTCTCCCCGGCCCAGAAGGTTTATCTGGACATGAAGTACGACTCGTCCACTGCTCTCGGCTTGAAGTGGGCCGGGTATGTGGATGTGCGCACTTCCTACGACTGGGATCCCGCGCGGCTCGTCGCCGGAATCCCTGAGAGCGCGATCGTAGGCATCGAAGCGCCGCTGTGGGCCGAGACCGTCGTGACCCTCGCCGACTACCAGTACATGGCTTTCCCCCGCCTCGTCGCCGTGGCCGAGCTCGGCTGGTCGCCGCAGCAGCGACGCACCTGGGAGGATTTTCGCGCGCGCCTCGCGGCGCACGGGCCGCGATTGTCGGCGCTCGGAGTCAACTTCTACAGGTCGCCGCAGATTCCCTGGCGTTGA
- a CDS encoding zinc-dependent metalloprotease, giving the protein MRYKILSLAPALLLAACARSTTPPAAPSPAGAGPRAAATPGDSATGGRAAASTPSPRPYNRVITPEAITRRGMFAVHRVGDKLFFEIPRKELYKDMLIVGRYARAAARDPLTPGGGFGSYVGDQFGERTLRWDRSGNRIILRSPSFTITADTGLSVYRAVEASNYPPIIAVFNVESWGPDSAAVIDVTRLFTTAIPEVAAIRGSIDAQRSFVERAIAFPDNVEIEATQTGTPTPPSGIAAPGGGGSSAPREAQSVLAHWSLVRLPEQPMMPRRFDERVGFFSIRQVDFGTPEHRSAVRRYITRYRLECSERREGDLCYPKKPITYYVDPATPEVWKPFVRAGIVEWQSAYEAAGFKDGIVAGEVPANDPDWSPEDVRHTMIRWLPSTVENAVGPHVHDPRTGEILNGSVRMFHNILNLQRAWYFTQASPLDPRARRLPFPDSLMGRLLQFVVAHEIGHTIGLQHDQIGSSTYPADSVRSRTWTARMGHSPSIMDYSRFNYVAQPEDSIALKDLIPRVGPYDEYAIMWGYKPIPGVRTPDQELPVLDQWARMQDTIPWYRFAASNAFGSTGTQSEAVGDADPVKSTALGFRNIERVVGYIAAAAIRPGEDNSDLRELYDRTVGQWANEANHVATLVGGGTVQHKSGSQPGPVYTPVSRARQVEAVRFINQNVFRTPTYLIRPEIAARIEAYGMIRRINNAQARVLRNLLDDGRLNRLLEQEALADSPSETYLLSRMLDDLRRGLWSELFTARPVIDAYRRELQMDYLNEIDEKINVPATTRVVTPPPGFTPSAPLSDDARSQLRGELVTLRGEVQRAIPRAGDRSTQLHLQGALYRIGAILDPKK; this is encoded by the coding sequence ATGCGATACAAGATCCTGTCCTTGGCACCAGCACTTCTGCTCGCCGCCTGTGCCCGGTCGACGACGCCTCCCGCGGCACCCTCACCAGCCGGCGCCGGACCACGCGCCGCCGCTACTCCCGGCGACTCCGCCACGGGCGGACGCGCCGCGGCGAGCACGCCGAGCCCGCGTCCCTACAACAGGGTTATTACCCCGGAAGCTATCACCCGGCGCGGCATGTTCGCCGTACATAGGGTAGGCGACAAGCTCTTTTTCGAAATCCCGCGGAAGGAGCTGTACAAGGACATGCTCATCGTGGGCCGGTACGCCCGCGCCGCGGCGAGGGATCCCCTGACCCCGGGCGGCGGCTTCGGCTCTTACGTCGGGGACCAGTTCGGGGAGCGTACGCTGCGCTGGGACCGGAGCGGGAACAGGATCATCCTGCGGTCGCCGTCGTTCACGATCACGGCGGACACCGGCCTCTCCGTGTACCGCGCGGTCGAAGCATCCAACTATCCGCCGATCATCGCGGTGTTCAACGTGGAGTCGTGGGGCCCGGACAGCGCCGCCGTGATCGACGTCACCCGGCTTTTCACCACGGCCATTCCTGAGGTCGCGGCGATCCGCGGCAGCATCGACGCGCAGCGCTCGTTCGTTGAGCGCGCGATCGCGTTCCCGGACAATGTGGAGATCGAGGCTACCCAGACGGGAACTCCGACGCCCCCGTCCGGCATTGCCGCCCCTGGTGGTGGCGGGTCCAGCGCGCCGCGCGAGGCGCAGAGCGTGCTCGCCCACTGGAGCCTGGTACGGCTTCCCGAGCAGCCGATGATGCCGCGGCGCTTCGACGAGCGGGTCGGGTTCTTCTCCATCCGACAGGTCGACTTCGGCACGCCCGAGCATCGCTCGGCCGTGCGCCGTTACATCACGCGCTACCGGCTGGAATGCTCGGAGCGCAGGGAAGGAGATCTCTGCTACCCGAAGAAGCCGATCACGTATTACGTGGATCCGGCGACACCCGAGGTGTGGAAGCCGTTCGTTCGCGCCGGCATAGTCGAGTGGCAGTCGGCGTACGAGGCGGCCGGCTTCAAGGATGGAATCGTCGCCGGGGAAGTGCCGGCCAACGACCCGGATTGGTCGCCCGAGGATGTCCGTCACACCATGATCCGCTGGCTGCCGTCCACGGTCGAGAACGCCGTCGGACCGCACGTGCACGATCCGCGCACAGGGGAGATCCTGAACGGCTCGGTGCGGATGTTCCACAACATTCTCAACCTGCAGCGCGCCTGGTACTTCACGCAGGCGTCGCCGCTCGACCCTCGCGCACGCCGGCTGCCGTTTCCGGACTCGCTGATGGGCCGGCTGCTGCAGTTCGTGGTCGCGCACGAGATCGGTCATACGATCGGACTGCAGCACGACCAGATCGGCAGCTCGACGTATCCGGCCGACAGCGTTCGCAGCCGCACGTGGACCGCGCGCATGGGACACAGCCCGAGCATCATGGATTACTCGCGGTTCAACTACGTGGCGCAGCCGGAGGACAGCATCGCGCTCAAGGATCTGATTCCGCGCGTGGGGCCGTACGACGAGTACGCGATCATGTGGGGCTACAAGCCGATCCCGGGCGTCAGGACTCCGGACCAGGAGCTGCCGGTGCTGGACCAGTGGGCCCGGATGCAGGACACGATTCCGTGGTACCGGTTCGCGGCTTCGAACGCGTTCGGCTCGACGGGGACCCAGAGCGAGGCGGTGGGTGACGCGGATCCGGTGAAGTCCACGGCGCTCGGCTTCCGTAACATCGAGCGCGTGGTCGGCTACATCGCGGCGGCGGCGATACGTCCAGGCGAGGACAACAGCGACCTGCGCGAGCTGTACGACAGGACGGTGGGGCAGTGGGCCAACGAAGCCAACCACGTCGCGACGCTCGTCGGCGGCGGGACGGTGCAGCACAAGTCCGGCAGCCAGCCGGGTCCGGTGTACACGCCGGTGAGTCGCGCGCGGCAGGTCGAAGCCGTCCGCTTCATCAATCAGAACGTCTTCCGCACGCCCACGTATCTGATCCGCCCGGAGATCGCGGCCCGCATCGAGGCGTACGGGATGATCCGACGGATCAACAACGCGCAGGCGCGCGTGCTGAGGAACCTGCTCGACGACGGCAGGCTCAACCGGCTGCTCGAGCAGGAGGCGCTGGCCGACAGCCCGTCGGAGACGTATCTGCTGTCGCGCATGCTGGACGATCTGCGGCGCGGACTGTGGTCCGAGCTGTTCACCGCGCGGCCCGTGATCGACGCGTACCGCCGGGAATTACAGATGGATTATCTCAACGAGATAGACGAGAAGATCAATGTTCCCGCGACCACGAGAGTTGTCACGCCACCGCCGGGCTTCACTCCGTCGGCGCCGCTGTCCGATGACGCCAGGTCCCAGCTGCGCGGCGAGCTGGTGACGCTGCGGGGCGAGGTGCAGCGCGCGATCCCGAGGGCTGGTGACAGGTCGACACAGCTGCACCTGCAGGGAGCGCTGTACAGAATAGGAGCGATACTCGATCCGAAGAAATAA
- a CDS encoding glycoside hydrolase family 15 protein, translating to MSTLDLALIGNGTIGALVDPAGTICWCCFPRFDGDPAFCSLLRGAEEDPQGIFAIELADQTRAEQEYLANSAILVTRLFDASDGCIEVTDFAPRFDQYERMFCPMMLVRQIKRVSGSPRARVRLRPMKNYGGERLATTVGSHHVRYYGGEAVLRLTTTLPISAVIEENTFFVEDTHTLVLGPDETIMGSVASLGRHMFEETLSHWRKWVRSLAIPFEWQEEVIRAAISLKLNVVEDTGAIIAAVTTSIPEAPGTTRNWDYRYCWIRDAYFVVNALNRLGATRTMERYLGYILNIVADVGDEPLKPMYGITGRPVPGEHVAQALPGYRGIGPVRIGNDAHRQVQHDVYGSAILAAPHVFFDHRLVRREDDSLFPRLEYLGEQAAKLFDQPDAGIWELRGSNHVHTFSSVMCWAGCDRLARIAAHLELPEKAAYWRAHADRIHAVISRRSWNAELNSFVATMDGSTLDASLLRLHEVGFVSPDDPRFVGTVRAIERELRRGQMIFRYTEPDDFGTPTNAFVVCTFWYINALAAIGEREEARVLFEHLLTCRNRHGLLAEDIDPGTCEQWGNFVQTYSMVGIIDSASRLSANWDQAY from the coding sequence ATGAGCACGCTCGACCTGGCGCTCATAGGCAACGGCACGATCGGCGCGCTCGTCGACCCGGCTGGGACCATCTGCTGGTGCTGTTTTCCCCGGTTCGACGGGGACCCGGCGTTCTGCTCCCTGTTGCGCGGAGCGGAAGAGGACCCGCAGGGGATATTCGCCATCGAGCTCGCGGACCAGACGCGCGCCGAGCAGGAGTATCTCGCCAACTCCGCCATACTGGTGACCCGCCTGTTCGACGCGAGCGACGGCTGCATCGAGGTTACCGACTTCGCGCCGCGCTTCGATCAGTACGAGCGGATGTTCTGCCCGATGATGCTGGTGCGACAGATCAAGCGCGTGAGCGGATCGCCCCGGGCGAGAGTGCGGCTGAGGCCGATGAAGAACTACGGCGGAGAGCGGTTGGCTACCACAGTCGGCAGCCACCACGTCCGGTACTACGGCGGCGAGGCGGTGCTGCGGCTCACGACGACGCTCCCGATCTCCGCGGTCATCGAGGAGAACACGTTCTTCGTCGAGGACACCCACACGCTCGTCCTCGGACCCGACGAGACGATCATGGGCTCCGTCGCGTCGCTCGGCCGGCACATGTTCGAGGAGACGCTGTCGCACTGGAGAAAGTGGGTTCGCTCCCTGGCCATCCCGTTCGAGTGGCAGGAGGAGGTTATTCGCGCCGCGATCAGCCTCAAGCTGAACGTGGTCGAGGACACCGGCGCGATCATCGCGGCCGTGACGACTTCGATCCCGGAAGCGCCGGGCACCACCCGCAACTGGGACTACAGGTACTGCTGGATTCGCGACGCGTACTTCGTGGTCAACGCGCTCAACCGCCTGGGCGCTACGCGCACGATGGAGCGATACCTTGGCTATATCCTGAACATCGTGGCGGACGTCGGTGACGAGCCCCTCAAGCCCATGTACGGGATCACCGGCCGCCCGGTCCCCGGCGAGCACGTCGCGCAAGCGCTCCCCGGGTACCGCGGAATCGGCCCCGTGCGAATCGGCAACGACGCGCACAGGCAGGTGCAGCACGACGTGTACGGCTCGGCCATACTGGCCGCGCCGCACGTGTTCTTCGATCACCGCCTCGTGCGGCGGGAAGACGATTCCCTGTTCCCCCGTCTCGAGTACCTGGGCGAGCAGGCGGCGAAGCTGTTCGATCAGCCGGATGCGGGCATATGGGAGCTGCGCGGGTCGAATCACGTGCACACTTTCTCCAGCGTCATGTGCTGGGCCGGCTGCGACCGGCTCGCTCGAATCGCCGCGCATCTGGAGCTGCCGGAAAAGGCCGCGTACTGGCGCGCCCACGCCGACCGGATTCACGCCGTGATATCCCGCCGCTCGTGGAACGCGGAGCTCAACAGTTTCGTCGCGACGATGGACGGCTCCACGCTCGACGCCAGCCTGCTGCGGCTGCACGAGGTCGGCTTCGTGAGCCCCGACGATCCGCGGTTCGTGGGGACCGTGCGCGCAATCGAGCGCGAGCTGCGCCGCGGACAGATGATCTTCCGCTACACCGAGCCGGACGACTTCGGCACGCCCACGAACGCGTTTGTCGTGTGCACCTTCTGGTACATCAACGCGCTGGCGGCCATCGGCGAGCGGGAGGAGGCGCGGGTTCTGTTCGAGCACCTGCTCACCTGCCGAAACCGGCACGGCCTCCTGGCGGAGGACATAGACCCCGGGACGTGCGAGCAGTGGGGGAACTTCGTGCAGACCTACAGCATGGTGGGGATCATCGATTCGGCCAGCAGGTTGTCGGCCAACTGGGACCAGGCCTACTGA
- the otsB gene encoding trehalose-phosphatase translates to MKADDTAPAPRADWAYFVDLDGTLLDIAPSPADVRLDEEVQTLLTELSEFAGGAVALISGRSISDIGSLISEPCLPMAGQHGLERRDATGRVTAHEEQSNGLERAAGRLEREVRKYSGLLLEQKGLSLALHYRAVPELAGHVHTLMRRLCAELGPEYVLQEGKRVVELKPAGKDKGVAVQEFMREPPFRGRTPVFLGDDATDEYAFAVVNEANGISIKVGPGKTGARFRLKDVRAVRRWLDTR, encoded by the coding sequence ATGAAGGCTGACGACACGGCGCCCGCGCCGCGCGCCGACTGGGCCTATTTCGTCGACCTCGACGGCACGCTCCTGGACATCGCCCCGTCCCCCGCGGACGTGCGTCTCGACGAGGAGGTGCAGACGCTGCTCACGGAGCTGAGCGAGTTCGCCGGCGGAGCCGTCGCGCTCATCAGCGGACGATCGATCAGCGACATCGGCAGTCTCATCAGCGAGCCCTGCCTGCCCATGGCGGGCCAGCACGGGCTGGAAAGGCGGGACGCGACGGGCCGCGTCACTGCCCACGAAGAGCAGTCGAACGGGCTGGAGCGCGCGGCCGGCAGGCTCGAGCGGGAGGTGAGGAAATACTCCGGCCTCCTGCTCGAGCAGAAGGGCCTCTCGCTGGCGCTGCACTACCGCGCCGTTCCCGAGCTCGCGGGCCACGTCCACACGTTGATGCGCAGGCTGTGCGCGGAGCTGGGGCCCGAGTACGTGCTGCAGGAAGGCAAGCGCGTCGTGGAGCTCAAGCCCGCCGGCAAGGACAAGGGCGTCGCGGTGCAGGAGTTCATGCGCGAGCCGCCGTTTCGCGGGCGGACGCCGGTGTTCCTCGGCGACGACGCGACCGACGAGTACGCGTTCGCCGTCGTCAACGAGGCGAACGGAATCTCCATCAAGGTCGGCCCCGGAAAGACCGGCGCCCGCTTCAGGCTGAAGGACGTCCGGGCCGTCCGCCGGTGGCTGGACACCAGATGA